The Juglans regia cultivar Chandler chromosome 11, Walnut 2.0, whole genome shotgun sequence genome contains the following window.
TGGCAACAAACACCATATTGTATCCCATTCATAAGCTGTCATCAAAGATGGTGGACAAGAACAGGCCCCGTACAAACTCGCATCTCCTTGATTTCTCCTCTTTTTCCTTGTCTGATAAAGGAACTTGAAAATTTCTGCAACATTAATAGCATCATTAGTTTTTTGTACAGTACTTTGTAAGACCGGTTAGTTAGAAACAGTTACACGTTTTAGCAAACATCATCCATAGATGCTGCAATGGCATTAACGAATTTAATGTGAAATAAGGAAGCAGTGAAAAATATTGCACTCACATGTCAATCCAGAAAAGTAAACAGTAGGTCATTTGTGAGTACACTTGGAATCTTACAAAGTAGCGCAATTATGACTTCATACCGggcagacacacacacacacacaaacgcAATAATGTAGGTCATTCGTGAGTACACTCGAAATCTTACAAAGTAACACAATTATGACTTCATTCTGGACTGAGACACACATGCACGCGTATAAAGcatgtttaattcttttttttttatgggtataAAGCATGTCTAATTCTTGAAGGCTTTCTGCTGTAGGCTTCCATTAAATATCATCATTCAAATTGCATCGTTGCATTTGAAATTAACAACCAAATGCAATTGCATAATTGCATTAAAAAGATGCATGCAACCAGTCAATGAGTAGTGGGATTATGACCTTACTAACCTCGACTCATCAGAATTTTCATCTTCCATGCTTACTTCAGTTGAAGAATCAGGCTGCACACTTTCAGACTTGACAGCAGCAGGCCCATTGTAAAGAAATGACAGCAACGAATCAGGTGCCATCTTAGAGGTAGAAACCACAGGGGATGACCCGGCAAGAAGAGATTGGAAATGTCCATTCTGAAATTCCtttcttgaagaagaaaaagttgaataagacTCACCCTTACAGAGTTTCAACTTGTGCCAATTGTAATCTCAAGTCAAGGAAACCAgacaataattttaactttcatcccAGCATATTAACAAATATGAAATAGGAGATAAGCAGTTCAAAATtttagagaaggaaaatgatgagAAAACACTCTGTAACATAAAGAATGGCTGGTAAATCTAGAAAGGCTTGATCGGTAGATGAATTCTGAAgttgaataagaaaataaaggatATCTTAAAAAAGTTCCCATGCTGTGTTGTTATGTGCCCAACCATATTCATACCCACTTTTGTAGCACAAACAGGACATACCTGCAAAAAAAGTAATGCTGATTATAAACATGTGAAATTTGTCAAGCATAAGTGGAGTTCAGAAAGACTATTGAGAAAGCTTCTCATTTTGCTCAAAACcactatattataagttatcCATACGCTGCAACTGCTAAGAAGTGAACTATCAATAGATTTCACAGTCATATTTATGTTGATTAATCCATTCCTGAGAAATACTAAACATATAGAACTGCACCAATATTACAGAGAAATATCATTGTGTAAATACATAAGTTTTTCATTTCGAGATTTATAAGTAAATACGAAGCAGACACACGCgcgcaaaaaataaaagagatttatGAGATAATACATTATGACATGTCTAGGTCGACTCCTCTTAGGGAAGTTGAGCACTAAGCCTTacggtttcttctttctgctaatAGAAGAACTGAGGGTCTTATTAAGGCAAAGGTCAAATGATACCAGTATTAAGGGATGGCATTTTCAACAGTAGGAATAATTTTTAGTAAATTCATAAGTACAAGAGCTAACAGTGACAACATACAGTCCAGACATATCTGCAAGAGCTACAGTCTAATAATAGCTCAAGTCAATAAGACTCACATTTGTTGGTCAGAAATGATTCTAGATCTTTGAGTGGCAAGCAAAATTAAGGAAACTTCTGAGATATAAGGCGCCACCAAATGCTTTATGGAAGCAAAGGTGCAGTGAAGAAATGACATTCCCATAGTATAAGCAACATAAGGATAATATATGCCTTAGTGAGGAGCTTGGGGTTTGGACTAAAGGTCAACTTGAATAAGCTTtctctcaatttatttaaacATGTTCAATGTAGATTTGAGTTTGCAAGCATCTGATGCAGCCTGAAAAAGCATGTGCAGAGGAAGAATGATGAAAATACCATGGCCTGCAAAGTTCACAAAGCATCAAACCTAAACTGCAATAATGGTTTCATAGAACTAGACTTCGTATAGTTGGGACCTATCACTTTGCTCAGTTAGTGAAATAAATCTGGATAGACATGGCTTCTCAGTTAAAAAACAGCATGGCTTCTCGGTTACTCGAGTGCTCAATCCATAGGCAAAAGTACAAAATACAAACAAGAGTAATATCAACAATAAGAGATTGTTTCATCCTGTATCTGAAACAGCAAAGGCATAATATAGAATAAAAGTGTATTAAAAAGacccaaagaaaagaaagcttCTTGAAATAATTAGCATGAGAATGCGTTTGCCACACTCCCAATTTACAACAACAAAATTAGAGAAGAAGTACGTACCCCATAATTTGCTTCTATAGGATGCTCCTCGTCAATATGGCAGCACAACCCAACCAAATCAAAATCCTCTGGACAAAATGGGCACGGATATTCTGCTTTTAAATCATCGTCCGCTTCAACCTCCTCCCAATCTATACAAAGATCTGCTTCAACACCCAACACAATTAGCCCACCATTTTTTAGCACAATCAAAATCCCAcaccaaaaagaagaaataaaaacgggaaaagaaaaatcaaagatcgAAACTTTGAAGCTGAACAAGAGTCGAGACTTACTAGTTGATCGGTAGGCCcttgaagaagtagaaaaacCAAAGCTCCAAGCATCATCCTCCATAGAATTTCACTctagaaaaacttggaaaaaTGTTCAGCTGGTGCTTGAATCAGGTGAAAAGAATGGTTGGTTTTGCAGAGAAAATAGAATATCAAGCTCCTCTAAGCGCTATTTATCGGGTGTTTCTTAAGCAGGTTCGGACCAAGTGAAATACCCAGGAAGATTACCAAAAGGACTTTCGGGATTGTAGGTGTGGTGTTGCTTGGATTGGATTCTTAGCATGCACGAATTCCTACTCACAAATAGACCTCCGACTCTCCCTTATTCTCGTAAACTACCCTCAACGACCATAGAACGATGATTCCGAATTAAGACCTTCTGGACATCTTTGGCCCccaaaatgtttatattttaccGCGTTACATTATTTGGTTCATGCGACACGTGTCCGAACCGGGGTTATTATCGTCTTATGGTTTTTTGTTCTGTCGGCTTCTGTTTTCTCTTCGAGGAATTTTCCGGCTCAGTTGGAAAACCCAAGCTCGAATTTGATTTGAGGCCCAAGACCCACAGGATTACAAGCCCAGTTGTTATGCCAACGAGCAAAGCAGAGCGATTTGGTTTccgaaagaaaaaatttatatttatcgtCCAATTCCTTAAGATTACTTCCTTAGCCTCAACCCTCAATTTCTAAATCCAGAAGATCGAGTTTTTGAATTCTGATTCCTAGGTTTCTGTTTTCAATTTTGGATTCCGTATTTGTTTTTCAATGGCGACGAGGAATCGTACCGTGATTTACAAAAAACACAGAGACGCCGTGAAGAGCGTGCGAGCTCCGTTGTCTTCTTCGGCGTCCGGTTCGGGCGGTCCAGTTATCGAAATGGCTTCCCTTCTTAATTCTAATCGGTCTTCTTAC
Protein-coding sequences here:
- the LOC108994150 gene encoding protein DEHYDRATION-INDUCED 19 homolog 4-like isoform X2; the encoded protein is MEDDAWSFGFSTSSRAYRSTNLCIDWEEVEADDDLKAEYPCPFCPEDFDLVGLCCHIDEEHPIEANYGVCPVCATKVGMNMVGHITTQHGNFFKNWHKLKLCKGESYSTFSSSRKEFQNGHFQSLLAGSSPVVSTSKMAPDSLLSFLYNGPAAVKSESVQPDSSTEVSMEDENSDESRLVRNFQVPLSDKEKEEKSRRCEFVRGLFLSTIFDDSL
- the LOC108994150 gene encoding protein DEHYDRATION-INDUCED 19 homolog 4-like isoform X1 — encoded protein: MEDDAWSFGFSTSSRAYRSTTDLCIDWEEVEADDDLKAEYPCPFCPEDFDLVGLCCHIDEEHPIEANYGVCPVCATKVGMNMVGHITTQHGNFFKNWHKLKLCKGESYSTFSSSRKEFQNGHFQSLLAGSSPVVSTSKMAPDSLLSFLYNGPAAVKSESVQPDSSTEVSMEDENSDESRLVRNFQVPLSDKEKEEKSRRCEFVRGLFLSTIFDDSL
- the LOC108994150 gene encoding protein DEHYDRATION-INDUCED 19 homolog 4-like isoform X3; translation: MEDDAWSFGFSTSSRAYRSTTDLCIDWEEVEADDDLKAEYPCPFCPEDFDLVGLCCHIDEEHPIEANYGVCPVCATKVGMNMVGHITTQHGNFFKNWHKLKLCKGESYSTFSSSRKEFQNGHFQSLLAGSSPVVSTSKMAPDSLLSFLYNGPAAVKSESVQPDSSTEVSMEDENSDESRNFQVPLSDKEKEEKSRRCEFVRGLFLSTIFDDSL